In Flavobacterium okayamense, a single window of DNA contains:
- a CDS encoding DinB family protein has product MILNENEFAPYYELYIKKAQQYNSILEGLIDNEKEIISFFNNFPTEKLEFRYAEGKWTPKDILLHLIDAERIFAYRGLCIARNDKTEFPGFEENDYVEEANANLREIDDLIEEFKSVRKSTFLMYKSFDDVQLKRVGIASDCSVSVRALAYMTLGHYLHHMQIIKERYL; this is encoded by the coding sequence ATGATTTTAAACGAAAACGAATTTGCGCCTTATTATGAGCTATATATTAAAAAGGCTCAGCAATACAATTCTATTTTAGAAGGATTAATAGACAATGAAAAAGAAATTATTTCTTTTTTTAATAATTTTCCAACTGAAAAATTAGAATTTAGATATGCAGAAGGTAAGTGGACTCCTAAAGATATTTTATTACATCTAATAGATGCCGAAAGAATTTTTGCTTATCGAGGATTGTGTATTGCTCGTAATGACAAAACAGAATTTCCGGGATTTGAAGAAAACGATTATGTTGAAGAAGCAAATGCAAACTTAAGAGAAATTGACGATTTAATTGAAGAATTTAAATCTGTACGAAAGTCTACATTTTTAATGTATAAATCCTTCGATGATGTACAATTGAAAAGGGTAGGTATTGCTTCTGATTGTTCTGTTTCTGTAAGAGCACTTGCTTATATGACTTTAGGACATTATTTGCATCATATGCAAATAATAAAAGAAAGATATTTATAA
- a CDS encoding Lrp/AsnC family transcriptional regulator, with product MSKFRLDEVDHQILDMLIDNTRVPFTDIAKKLLISAGTVHVRVKKMEDAGIIQGSSLTLDYEKLGYSFIAYVGVFLHNTSQTKFVLERIADIPYVTVAHVTTGKFNIFCKIRARDTKHAKEVIFMIDDIDGVYRTETMISLEESINDKKRLMHTIFKEM from the coding sequence ATGAGTAAGTTTAGATTAGATGAAGTTGATCATCAAATTTTGGACATGTTAATTGATAATACACGTGTTCCTTTTACAGATATTGCTAAAAAACTTTTAATTTCTGCTGGAACAGTTCACGTACGTGTGAAAAAGATGGAAGATGCTGGAATTATTCAAGGTTCGTCTTTAACATTAGATTATGAAAAATTAGGTTATTCTTTCATTGCTTATGTTGGGGTGTTTTTACACAATACTTCTCAAACTAAATTTGTTTTAGAGAGAATTGCTGATATTCCTTATGTAACAGTTGCACACGTAACAACAGGTAAGTTTAATATCTTTTGTAAAATTAGAGCCCGCGATACTAAACATGCAAAAGAAGTAATCTTTATGATTGATGATATTGATGGAGTATATAGAACTGAAACTATGATATCTCTTGAAGAAAGCATAAATGATAAAAAACGCTTAATGCATACAATTTTTAAAGAAATGTAA
- a CDS encoding M14 family zinc carboxypeptidase: MDLLHKATQYIYKPIQGRYVTNEMVFEFLNTLNSNFVISELGKSVQGKTIKSVRFGNGDIKIFMWSQMHGNESTTTKGLIDFLNYLNLNKEKANDFKEKYTLLCIPILNPDGAAMYTRFNANEIDLNRDAKQQTQPESLILRDTYLDFKPDYCFNLHDQRTIFGTDSTGLPATMSFLSPAFNEERTYNNVRMKAVAVINSVNTKLQQYIPNQVGRFDDSFNDNCIGDYLTTLNIPTVLFEAGHFQNDYNREEVRKFVFISLFVGISSIYENVVVDNELDEYLKIPQNKSNFRDFIYKNIKIFDDNSEKLINFAAQYREVLNDSKIEFTAEISEVNGLEDFFGHTVIDGKGFDFDSEFGKKPIIGKKADFSLNKMLKFRNGLQLF; the protein is encoded by the coding sequence ATGGATTTATTGCATAAAGCTACACAATATATTTACAAACCTATACAAGGTAGATATGTGACAAATGAAATGGTCTTTGAGTTTTTAAATACGCTTAATTCTAATTTTGTAATTTCTGAATTAGGAAAATCTGTTCAAGGAAAAACTATAAAGAGTGTGAGATTTGGTAATGGTGATATTAAGATATTTATGTGGTCTCAAATGCATGGAAATGAATCAACAACTACTAAAGGACTTATAGATTTCTTAAATTATTTAAATCTTAATAAAGAAAAGGCAAATGATTTTAAAGAAAAATATACTTTGTTATGTATTCCAATTTTAAATCCAGATGGCGCAGCTATGTATACTAGGTTTAATGCTAATGAAATTGACTTAAATCGAGATGCAAAACAGCAAACTCAGCCAGAGAGTCTTATATTAAGGGATACATATCTTGATTTTAAACCTGACTATTGTTTTAATTTACACGATCAAAGAACAATTTTTGGAACTGATTCAACTGGCTTGCCAGCTACCATGTCTTTTTTGTCTCCAGCTTTTAACGAAGAAAGAACATATAATAATGTTAGAATGAAAGCTGTTGCTGTTATTAACAGTGTAAATACAAAATTACAGCAATACATTCCTAATCAAGTAGGAAGATTTGATGATTCGTTTAACGACAATTGTATAGGCGATTACTTAACAACTTTGAATATACCGACAGTTTTATTTGAAGCTGGACATTTTCAAAATGATTACAATAGGGAAGAAGTTAGAAAATTTGTTTTTATTTCACTTTTTGTAGGAATTTCTTCAATTTACGAAAACGTTGTAGTTGATAATGAATTAGATGAATATTTGAAAATTCCTCAAAATAAATCCAATTTTAGAGACTTTATTTATAAAAATATCAAAATATTTGATGATAATAGTGAGAAATTAATTAATTTTGCTGCTCAATACAGAGAAGTATTAAATGATTCGAAAATTGAGTTTACTGCGGAAATTTCTGAAGTAAACGGTTTAGAAGATTTTTTTGGACATACTGTAATAGATGGGAAAGGTTTTGATTTTGACTCTGAATTTGGAAAAAAACCTATAATTGGCAAAAAAGCTGACTTTTCTTTAAATAAAATGTTAAAATTCCGTAACGGTTTACAATTATTTTAA
- a CDS encoding helix-turn-helix domain-containing protein translates to MLNTDDFTLKLQTILDYYGLTASAFADKIGVQRSSLSHLLSGRNKPSLEFVLKISEVFKEVDLYWLLQGKGEFPKNEDNNIYPEIINEKNKSFDLFQEEKPKDSESSFIKDTQLHTASTEESKILENTNESIDKIVIFYSNGTFKSYNPKK, encoded by the coding sequence ATGTTAAACACTGATGATTTTACATTAAAGCTTCAAACTATATTAGATTATTATGGTCTAACAGCTTCTGCTTTTGCTGATAAAATAGGTGTGCAACGTTCTAGTCTTTCTCACCTACTCTCTGGAAGAAATAAACCAAGTTTAGAATTTGTATTAAAAATTTCTGAGGTTTTTAAAGAAGTAGATTTATATTGGTTACTTCAAGGAAAAGGAGAATTTCCTAAAAATGAAGATAATAATATTTATCCTGAAATAATTAATGAGAAAAATAAGAGTTTTGATTTATTTCAAGAGGAAAAACCTAAAGACTCAGAAAGCAGTTTTATAAAAGATACTCAATTACATACAGCAAGTACTGAAGAATCTAAAATATTAGAAAATACAAATGAATCAATAGATAAAATTGTAATCTTTTACAGTAATGGAACTTTTAAATCATATAATCCAAAAAAATAA
- a CDS encoding 1-acyl-sn-glycerol-3-phosphate acyltransferase: MKKFLYKLIFFKLLGWKITGEMSADIKKCVIIVVPHTSWYDFFVGLFTRGILGLQMNFVGKKELFTFPFGYYFKWVGGAPLDRSKHENKVDAIAAIFEEKEEFRLAIAPEGTRKKVKEWKTGFYYIALKANVPIYPVAFDYEHKEVKLFEPFYPTSNKEEDFEFLQRLFRGIKGKNAENSFF, translated from the coding sequence ATGAAAAAGTTTCTATACAAACTAATCTTTTTTAAACTCTTAGGTTGGAAAATTACAGGCGAAATGTCTGCAGATATAAAGAAGTGTGTCATTATAGTTGTACCACACACAAGTTGGTATGATTTTTTTGTTGGCCTTTTTACAAGAGGAATATTAGGTTTACAAATGAATTTTGTTGGAAAAAAAGAACTTTTTACATTTCCATTTGGTTATTATTTTAAATGGGTTGGTGGCGCTCCATTAGACAGAAGTAAACACGAAAATAAAGTAGATGCAATTGCCGCAATTTTTGAAGAGAAAGAAGAATTTCGTTTAGCTATTGCCCCTGAAGGGACACGTAAAAAAGTAAAAGAATGGAAAACAGGATTTTATTATATAGCCTTAAAAGCTAACGTGCCAATTTATCCAGTTGCATTTGATTACGAACATAAAGAAGTAAAATTATTTGAACCTTTTTATCCTACATCAAACAAGGAAGAAGATTTTGAATTTCTTCAAAGATTGTTTAGAGGTATTAAAGGGAAAAATGCTGAAAATTCTTTTTTTTAA
- a CDS encoding spermidine synthase: MFKKYLSYILPIKIYQKKSNVSKNLEVTWNNGQLVLDSENTNYSFGSLQRILRKGLKYIGFKRIQNFDSVLVLGVAGGSVIKTLVEEVKFTGKITGVEIDEEVVKIAKSYFKLNEIPNLELVIDDAFEFVLKTKEKYDLIIIDIFQDTTMPNFLFEDFFIKRINFLLKVNGFILFNTMVLGFQDRRRNAIYKSKFDQNYSVRMYPKIEVHNELFTIKKLA; the protein is encoded by the coding sequence ATGTTTAAGAAGTATTTAAGCTATATTTTACCCATAAAAATCTACCAAAAGAAATCTAACGTTAGTAAAAATCTGGAAGTTACCTGGAATAATGGTCAATTGGTTTTAGATTCTGAAAACACCAACTATTCTTTTGGGAGTTTACAGCGAATTTTACGTAAAGGATTGAAATATATAGGGTTTAAAAGAATTCAAAATTTTGATTCGGTTTTAGTTCTAGGTGTAGCTGGTGGAAGTGTAATTAAAACTTTGGTAGAAGAAGTAAAATTTACTGGAAAAATTACTGGTGTTGAAATCGATGAAGAAGTTGTAAAAATTGCCAAATCTTACTTCAAATTAAATGAAATTCCGAATTTGGAATTGGTAATTGATGATGCTTTTGAATTTGTTTTAAAAACCAAAGAAAAGTACGATTTAATTATCATCGATATTTTTCAAGATACGACTATGCCTAACTTTTTATTTGAAGATTTCTTTATAAAAAGAATTAACTTTTTACTTAAAGTGAATGGTTTTATCTTATTTAATACTATGGTTTTAGGTTTTCAAGACAGAAGACGAAACGCCATTTATAAAAGTAAGTTTGATCAAAATTATTCGGTTAGAATGTACCCTAAAATTGAAGTTCATAACGAACTTTTTACCATTAAGAAATTAGCTTAG
- the kdsB gene encoding 3-deoxy-manno-octulosonate cytidylyltransferase, with the protein MNIIAVIPARYASTRFPAKLLQDLGGKSVIVRTYEAALATKLFDDVFVVTDSNLIFNEIESNGGKAIMSIKEHESGSDRIAEAVENMNVDVVVNVQGDEPFINKEALSQLVQVFKNDNEKKVDLASLMFQITEKDEISNPNNVKVIVDQQGFALYFSRSVIPFPREENVGVRYMKHIGIYAFRKEALMDFYRLPMLSLEASEKLEQLRYLEYGKRIRMIETSHGSIGIDTPEDLEKARELLKN; encoded by the coding sequence ATGAACATTATCGCTGTAATTCCCGCTCGTTATGCATCAACACGTTTTCCTGCTAAATTATTACAAGATTTAGGTGGAAAGTCAGTTATTGTGAGAACTTACGAAGCTGCTTTGGCAACCAAACTATTTGATGATGTTTTTGTGGTTACCGATTCGAATTTGATTTTTAACGAAATTGAATCGAATGGTGGAAAAGCAATCATGAGCATAAAAGAGCATGAAAGTGGAAGCGATAGAATAGCGGAAGCAGTTGAAAATATGAATGTTGATGTTGTGGTTAATGTTCAAGGCGACGAACCTTTTATTAATAAAGAAGCTCTAAGTCAATTGGTTCAAGTTTTTAAAAATGATAATGAAAAGAAAGTCGATTTAGCTTCGTTAATGTTTCAAATAACTGAAAAAGACGAAATTTCAAACCCTAATAATGTTAAGGTAATTGTCGACCAACAAGGGTTTGCTTTATACTTTTCGCGTTCTGTAATTCCGTTTCCAAGAGAAGAAAATGTTGGTGTTCGCTATATGAAACACATTGGTATTTATGCGTTTAGGAAAGAAGCACTGATGGATTTCTATCGTTTACCAATGTTGTCTTTAGAAGCTTCTGAAAAATTAGAACAACTTCGTTATTTAGAATACGGAAAACGAATTCGAATGATTGAAACTTCACACGGAAGCATAGGAATTGATACACCTGAAGATTTAGAAAAAGCTAGAGAATTACTCAAAAACTAA
- a CDS encoding DUF4126 domain-containing protein produces MIETIISICLGIGLAASAGFRVFVPLFVLSLATHYGYVPVGESFTWIGSQAAMICLGIATVVEIFAYYIPFVDNLLDSIAIPLASIAGTIVMASTLVDLDPMLTWGLAIIAGGGTAAALNTATAKTRLASTATTGGLANPIVSTTETATASFVSVTSIFLPVAAFLIVLFIFFVGIKLFKKVFGR; encoded by the coding sequence ATGATAGAAACCATTATTAGCATTTGTCTTGGAATAGGATTAGCGGCTTCGGCTGGTTTTCGTGTTTTTGTTCCGCTTTTTGTACTGAGTTTAGCTACACACTACGGATATGTTCCTGTTGGAGAATCGTTTACTTGGATAGGTAGTCAAGCTGCTATGATTTGTTTAGGCATTGCAACAGTTGTTGAAATATTTGCATATTATATTCCATTTGTCGATAATTTACTCGATTCAATTGCTATTCCGTTAGCAAGTATTGCAGGTACAATCGTAATGGCATCAACTTTGGTCGATTTAGATCCTATGTTAACTTGGGGATTGGCCATAATTGCTGGAGGTGGAACTGCCGCAGCATTAAATACTGCAACTGCTAAAACGCGATTAGCTTCAACTGCTACAACTGGAGGCTTAGCCAATCCAATAGTTTCAACAACAGAAACTGCAACAGCATCTTTTGTTTCAGTAACATCAATATTTTTACCAGTTGCCGCATTTTTAATTGTTTTGTTTATTTTCTTTGTAGGAATAAAATTATTTAAAAAAGTTTTTGGACGATGA
- a CDS encoding ATP-dependent DNA helicase, translated as MSSALFYKTLRQNFPFEPTLKQDIFFQKISEFVTNNNTSEIFILKGYAGTGKTTIISTLVNYLQNVNKKYILLAPTGRAAKVISNYSSKPAFTVHKRIYFPKKNKSGGVSFTLQQNKFKNTIFIVDESSMISDSSQDAKMYQYGSLLDDLMYYVDSGQNCKLIFIGDTAQLPPVGMDESPALDINSMGLHFNKDVQHIELDEVMRQAEESGILFNATELREVLKSNFITEFQFKLNPFKDIVRLQDSYDILDAIHDSFRQYGPEETTFIVRSNKRANQYNQQIRTKILDRESELSVGDLLMVVKNNYFWLKENSEAGFIANGDIIEVQRIKNILELYGFKFATVTVKMVDYPNQPSFETVLLLDTLTSESPSLTYDESNQLYNEVMKDFEDEKHQYRKFLKVKNSPHFNALQVKFSYAMTCHKSQGGQWHTVFIEQPYLPNGIDIDYIRWLYTAVTRAKEKLYLIGFKDDFFLNE; from the coding sequence ATGAGTTCAGCGCTGTTTTACAAAACTTTACGTCAAAATTTTCCATTTGAACCAACCTTAAAACAAGATATATTCTTTCAAAAAATTTCAGAATTTGTTACAAATAACAATACTTCAGAAATTTTTATACTCAAAGGTTATGCCGGAACTGGTAAAACAACAATAATCTCAACATTGGTCAATTATTTACAAAACGTAAATAAAAAATATATATTGTTAGCACCAACGGGAAGAGCTGCGAAAGTAATTAGTAATTATTCAAGTAAACCTGCATTTACGGTACACAAGAGAATTTATTTTCCAAAAAAAAATAAATCGGGTGGTGTGTCTTTTACTTTACAACAAAACAAATTTAAAAATACAATCTTCATCGTTGATGAGTCTTCAATGATTTCCGATTCTAGTCAAGATGCTAAAATGTATCAATATGGGTCTTTATTAGATGATTTAATGTATTATGTAGATTCTGGTCAAAATTGTAAGCTTATATTTATTGGAGATACAGCACAGTTACCACCAGTTGGAATGGATGAAAGTCCTGCTTTAGATATTAATTCAATGGGATTACACTTCAATAAAGATGTTCAGCATATTGAATTAGATGAAGTTATGCGACAAGCTGAAGAGTCTGGGATTTTATTTAATGCAACCGAATTAAGAGAAGTTTTAAAGTCTAATTTTATAACGGAATTTCAATTCAAGTTAAATCCGTTTAAAGATATTGTTCGACTGCAAGATAGTTATGATATTCTTGATGCGATTCATGATTCGTTCCGACAATATGGTCCTGAAGAAACTACTTTTATTGTTCGTTCGAATAAAAGAGCCAATCAATATAACCAACAAATTCGTACTAAAATTTTAGATCGAGAAAGTGAATTATCAGTTGGAGATTTATTAATGGTTGTTAAGAATAATTATTTCTGGCTAAAAGAAAACTCTGAAGCTGGTTTTATAGCAAATGGCGATATTATTGAAGTACAGCGCATTAAAAACATTTTAGAATTATACGGATTCAAATTTGCTACAGTAACCGTAAAAATGGTCGATTACCCTAACCAACCTTCTTTTGAAACGGTTTTATTGTTAGATACACTTACAAGCGAATCACCCTCGTTAACGTATGACGAATCGAATCAGTTATATAACGAAGTCATGAAAGATTTTGAAGACGAAAAACACCAATACCGCAAATTTTTAAAAGTTAAGAATAGTCCGCATTTTAACGCTTTACAGGTGAAATTTTCTTATGCGATGACGTGTCACAAATCGCAAGGAGGGCAGTGGCATACCGTTTTTATTGAACAACCCTATTTACCAAATGGTATAGATATTGATTATATTCGTTGGTTGTACACAGCCGTAACGCGTGCAAAGGAAAAGTTGTATTTAATTGGATTTAAGGATGATTTCTTTTTGAATGAATAA
- a CDS encoding DUF3822 family protein, with protein sequence MVVTNNDITQKNYKKLSIQVSLSGLSFCVFDLLSNHIVSLQKITFPQSQVIEEQLWKVFSEFPLLNEKYDEVLVIHENSLNTFVPQSLFDENFLGSYLQYNIKVFESDLFAYDKLTKQEINNVYVPYVNINNFLLDQFASFDYVHSSTLLVDTILNISKYVFEKQVFIHNQEKHFEIVVVQGGNLIFYNSFEPTTPEDFIYYTLFTFEQLQLNPENSKVNFTGIITEDHDYFKIAYKYIRNCIICDVQAFADKFHISKNQSLENFILINS encoded by the coding sequence ATGGTAGTAACGAATAACGATATTACTCAAAAAAATTACAAAAAGTTGTCCATTCAGGTTTCCTTGAGTGGACTTTCTTTTTGTGTTTTCGACTTACTATCAAATCATATTGTTTCATTACAAAAAATAACTTTCCCTCAAAGTCAAGTCATTGAAGAACAGTTGTGGAAAGTCTTTTCAGAATTCCCTCTTTTAAATGAAAAGTATGATGAAGTTCTTGTTATTCATGAGAATTCATTAAATACATTTGTTCCACAATCTTTGTTTGACGAAAATTTCTTAGGGAGTTATTTACAATACAATATCAAAGTTTTTGAATCTGACTTATTTGCATACGATAAATTAACTAAACAAGAAATTAATAATGTATATGTACCTTATGTAAACATTAATAATTTTTTATTAGATCAATTTGCAAGTTTCGATTATGTACACTCTTCTACTCTTTTAGTCGATACAATTTTAAACATTTCAAAATATGTTTTTGAAAAACAAGTATTTATTCATAATCAAGAAAAGCATTTTGAAATTGTAGTTGTTCAAGGCGGAAACTTGATTTTTTATAATTCATTTGAACCTACAACTCCTGAAGATTTTATTTATTATACTTTATTTACTTTTGAACAGCTTCAACTTAATCCAGAGAATTCTAAAGTGAATTTTACTGGTATTATTACAGAAGATCATGACTATTTTAAAATTGCTTATAAATATATTAGAAATTGTATTATTTGTGATGTTCAGGCATTTGCAGATAAATTTCATATTTCAAAAAATCAATCGTTAGAAAATTTTATTCTTATAAATTCATGA
- the rsmD gene encoding 16S rRNA (guanine(966)-N(2))-methyltransferase RsmD, whose protein sequence is MRIISGKYKGRRIIAPKKLPVRPTTDLAKESLFNVLNNHFNFSGLKILDLFAGTGNISYEFASRGSEPITSVDADFGCINFIKKTATEFDFDITTIKSDVFKFLERCNTSYDIVFADPPYHLSQEQFESIVTLILKNEILDHEGMLIVEHSKETKLEHLENFSFAKHYGGTTFSFFEFEFDEEEDIEDDSEEDFDDSEED, encoded by the coding sequence ATGAGAATTATATCTGGAAAATATAAAGGAAGAAGAATTATAGCGCCCAAAAAGCTACCTGTTCGTCCTACAACTGATTTAGCTAAAGAATCATTATTTAACGTTTTAAATAATCACTTTAACTTTTCTGGATTAAAAATACTTGATTTATTTGCCGGAACTGGAAATATAAGCTATGAGTTTGCTTCTCGAGGTTCAGAACCAATAACAAGTGTTGATGCTGATTTTGGTTGTATCAACTTCATTAAAAAAACAGCTACAGAATTTGATTTCGACATAACCACCATTAAAAGCGATGTTTTTAAGTTTTTAGAGCGTTGTAATACATCTTATGATATTGTTTTTGCAGATCCACCCTATCATTTGTCTCAAGAACAATTTGAAAGTATCGTAACTTTAATTTTAAAAAATGAAATTCTAGATCACGAAGGAATGTTAATTGTTGAGCATTCAAAAGAAACCAAACTTGAACATTTAGAAAATTTTTCTTTTGCTAAACATTATGGTGGAACCACTTTTTCCTTCTTTGAATTTGAATTCGATGAAGAAGAAGACATAGAAGATGATTCTGAAGAAGACTTCGACGATAGCGAAGAAGATTAA
- the dnaX gene encoding DNA polymerase III subunit gamma/tau, with amino-acid sequence MEQFIVSARKYRPQTFKDVVGQKAITNTLLNAIENNHLAQALLFTGPRGVGKTTCARILARKINQEGYDDPNEDFSFNVFELDAASNNGVDDIRNIIDQVRIPPQTGKYKVYIIDEVHMLSQAAFNAFLKTLEEPPRHAIFILATTEKHKILPTILSRCQIFDFKRITVNDAKEHLADIAKEQGVSFEDDALHIIAQKADGAMRDALSIFDRVVSYCGNNLTRQAVTENLNVLDFEYYIRMTDLILENKIPELLMAYNDILAKGFDGHHFIAGLASHFRDLLVCKNPTTLVLLEAGEHAQNLYREQSQKTSHDFLLKGIELANECDLKYKVSQNQRLLVELCLMQLASITFDGEKKKLSHL; translated from the coding sequence ATGGAGCAATTTATAGTATCGGCTAGAAAATACAGACCTCAAACATTCAAAGATGTTGTAGGTCAGAAAGCTATTACTAACACTTTACTTAATGCTATTGAGAATAATCACCTTGCACAAGCCTTATTGTTTACAGGACCTAGAGGTGTTGGAAAAACAACCTGTGCTCGTATTTTAGCTCGAAAAATTAATCAAGAAGGTTATGACGACCCAAACGAAGATTTTTCATTCAATGTTTTTGAATTAGATGCCGCATCTAACAACGGAGTTGATGATATTCGAAATATTATAGACCAAGTTAGAATACCTCCACAGACAGGAAAATATAAGGTCTATATTATTGACGAGGTTCATATGCTTTCTCAAGCAGCTTTTAATGCCTTTCTTAAAACATTAGAAGAACCGCCAAGACATGCAATCTTTATACTTGCAACTACTGAAAAACATAAGATTTTACCAACGATACTTTCTCGTTGTCAAATATTTGATTTTAAAAGAATTACTGTTAACGACGCTAAAGAACACTTAGCAGATATTGCTAAAGAACAAGGAGTTTCTTTTGAAGATGATGCTTTGCATATTATTGCTCAAAAAGCTGATGGCGCTATGCGTGACGCTCTTTCTATTTTTGATAGGGTTGTATCTTATTGTGGTAATAATTTAACACGTCAGGCTGTAACTGAAAACTTAAATGTTTTAGATTTTGAATATTATATTAGAATGACTGATTTAATTTTGGAAAATAAAATTCCAGAATTATTAATGGCATATAATGATATTTTAGCAAAAGGTTTCGACGGACATCATTTTATTGCTGGTTTAGCTTCTCACTTTAGAGATTTATTAGTTTGTAAAAATCCTACAACATTAGTTTTGTTAGAAGCTGGTGAACATGCTCAAAATTTATATCGTGAACAATCTCAAAAAACTTCACATGATTTTTTATTAAAAGGCATTGAACTAGCTAACGAATGTGATTTAAAATATAAAGTTTCTCAAAATCAACGACTTTTAGTCGAATTATGCTTAATGCAGTTAGCCTCTATCACTTTCGATGGAGAAAAAAAAAAGTTGAGTCATTTATAA
- a CDS encoding DNA polymerase III subunit gamma/tau — MLNAVSLYHFRWRKKKVESFIIPATHFRNSSYSITEVKPKVETPKIEASSPIENLAKEEVVLEPQKEVPQINLPKVELNKGQRVSAFSLASIKAKKEIEAQQKNQYKHLDELPREKFSETDMLLVWNKFTQKLNDQGKKLMATYMQMNDPKLKGTVIELELPNESTKEEFLTGANELLGYLRGKLHNHDITIEVEVNEVTENRYAFTPEEKYNKLKEINPNLDLLKKLFDLDV, encoded by the coding sequence ATGCTTAATGCAGTTAGCCTCTATCACTTTCGATGGAGAAAAAAAAAAGTTGAGTCATTTATAATTCCTGCCACACATTTTAGAAATTCTAGCTATTCTATTACTGAAGTAAAACCAAAAGTTGAAACTCCAAAAATAGAAGCCTCTTCTCCAATAGAAAATTTAGCAAAAGAAGAAGTTGTTTTAGAACCACAAAAGGAAGTACCTCAAATTAATTTACCGAAAGTTGAACTTAATAAAGGTCAGAGAGTTTCTGCATTTTCTTTGGCAAGTATCAAAGCTAAAAAAGAAATTGAAGCCCAACAGAAAAATCAGTATAAACATCTCGACGAACTTCCAAGAGAAAAATTCTCTGAAACAGACATGCTTTTAGTTTGGAATAAATTCACTCAAAAACTGAATGACCAAGGTAAAAAGTTAATGGCAACGTATATGCAAATGAATGATCCAAAATTAAAAGGAACAGTTATTGAATTAGAGTTGCCAAATGAAAGCACTAAAGAAGAATTTTTAACTGGTGCCAATGAATTACTTGGCTATTTACGTGGTAAACTTCACAATCACGATATTACAATTGAAGTTGAAGTTAATGAAGTTACAGAAAATCGTTATGCATTTACACCAGAAGAAAAATACAATAAATTAAAGGAAATAAATCCTAATCTTGATTTATTGAAAAAGCTTTTTGATTTAGATGTTTAA
- a CDS encoding methylglyoxal synthase: protein MKTFELAIIAHDGKKAEMVQFINKNKKLLFAENIKIIATGTTGGKVEQIGVKVKKMLSGPLGGDAQIAARVAEGKTKMVLFFKDPNSSHAHEPDISMLIRICDVHNVPLATNEATAQLLLNALSVD from the coding sequence ATGAAAACATTTGAATTAGCAATAATTGCACATGATGGAAAAAAAGCTGAGATGGTTCAGTTTATAAATAAAAATAAAAAATTATTGTTTGCTGAAAATATCAAGATTATTGCTACAGGTACAACAGGCGGAAAAGTTGAACAAATAGGAGTAAAGGTAAAAAAAATGTTGTCAGGTCCACTTGGTGGCGATGCTCAAATTGCAGCGCGTGTAGCTGAAGGTAAAACAAAAATGGTTTTATTTTTTAAAGATCCAAACTCAAGTCATGCACATGAGCCCGATATTAGTATGTTAATTAGAATTTGTGATGTTCATAACGTACCTTTAGCTACGAATGAGGCTACTGCACAATTATTGTTAAATGCTTTGAGTGTTGATTAA